The Rhododendron vialii isolate Sample 1 chromosome 3a, ASM3025357v1 nucleotide sequence CCTGAAGTTATGGTTCAGGAGACTAGAAATCCTCCAAGGtcaaaatcaagaagaaaatcAAGTAAACCATACGAACCAGACAATCCTGTTCGAAATTTCCTGCGGAGACCAGAAAAGAAGAAACTTTTGACCGTACAAGAAGAAACTGAATTGTTTACTCAGATACATGTACACTTGGTGCTCTATCTTCTTTTCTACAACAAATTTCGGAAAATAAGAGATCTGCTTATTACTGTTCATATTTTATCAGGTTTTGAAGAGATTAGAAGAATTGAAGAGTAGGCTTCAGTCTGAGGTTGACCGTGAACCAACAATGGCAGAATGGGCTTCTGCTGCTGGGCTTAGTTGTCAGGCCTTGAAGTGGCAAGTCCGTTGTGGTAACAACTGCCGGGAGAGAATAATTTATGCCAATTCCCGTATGGTGGTTCATATTGCTAAAAAATATTGTGGACGTGGTCTCAACCTTGAGGATTTATTGCAGGTAcaaaaagtttattttctaaCGTCTGTAGTTTTTTATGATAACCTCTTCACGTCACCTTTCCCAAGGAACTCAACCCCATTGCTCGTTTCATCATGAAATATACTTACATAGAAGACCAAATTAACCTAGAAGTTAAATACTTGCTTGTAAATCCCTTTTGATATTTCTTTTGACCTAAATTTGTTAGAAGTATGATTCTCTTAAAAAATAGCATATGCGTGTTTGAGATAGCTATGGATGCAGATTTTAGATTATAGCTTCAGATTCTGGTGCAGATTATAGATTTGAATTATTGTTGAAGCAGATAAACTTGTTTACAATAGGTGTCGAATTATGATAAAAGCTAATATTGTTTACTGCAAAAAGATGAAAATCAACTTCCAGAATACTTATAATATAAAATCTGATCCGAAAAGCAGCTTAAACCCAGCTTCTGTAGAATCGGATTTTATCCCTATTTCAGCTTCTAGGAATTCATAGATTCTCAAAATCTGCTCATAAAATTTTTGACAAACACTCACAAGctttttaaagctaaatctcgAAATGTGCTCCGAGAATTATTTGTGAACACCCAGATGGTAATCTATACCAGTTATCAATCATGTTTGGTAAATTGATAAGCTATGATGcatggacacggacacggacactgaaaccgacaccgggacacgggaattctaaaaaaatgtgGACACGGACAAGgcaggggacacgccacgtgtatatttatttatatatataaataaataaataattatagtttaacacctagaaatttaaaaaaaattataatttggccccaatttttaaaaaaaaattacaatttgaccaatttttttaaaattacagtttggcccccaaaatttttaaaaaaattgcagtttggcccctgtcGTGTCCCCATtggtgtccccgccgtgtccccagcgGTGTCCTGTCGTGTCCCCAGCAAtgtcccgccgtgtccccagctgtgtccccctcaaaatttaatattaaaatatgggacacgccacgtggcgtgtcccgtacgtatctccgaggtgtcccgccgtgtccccgtgtcctgacACTGCGATTCTTCGACCTCTaaaggtgtcggtgcttcatagttgATAAGCATAGCCAAGATAAAAGCAATCAATCAAGTTTGAAAGCCATTTAATACAACACACCCGGGAAATTTCCTCTTATATTTGGTACAGATTCTTTGTTTTGGTTGCGCTTTGCCGACATTATCACAAGTTCTCTTTCCCTCCCTTGGCAATCAGATACTAGTAGTTATGCAGAGTCAAAGAAACTAGCTTCTTTACTCATCCATTGGCTTGTCTGTTGCAGGAGGGAAGTGGAGGTCTTATGCGAAGTGTTGAAAAATTCAAGCAGCGGCCGGGTTGCCGGTTTTCATCTTATGCTTACCTTTGGATAAAGCAAGCAATTAGGAAAGCCATTGTTCAAAACTCTAGGACAATTGCAATCCCAGTGCGCACCCCTCTTCCTTCTCAACTATTCAGCTTCTTGTATTCAGCTACATTATGAAGTTAATCtgtgtttttcttcaattatttagAAGACTAAGCTGTTGAAGATTATTTGAGCAAGGTTTCAGAATTTTAAAATTGTTGAGTTTGACCCTAAAAAATTGAATGTTGAAGGAGAGTTCATACAACCTTCTGTACAAGGTGATGGATGCAAAGAGATTATGCATTGAAGATGGAAATCATCAACCAAAAACAGAGGATATTGCCACAAGAGTTGGAATGACAGATGAGAAGTTGCAAAGATTTCTGTGTTCTGTGAGGAAGCCTGTCTCAATCGACCAACCTATATGGACGGACCAAGACACTACGTATCAGGTACCCATTTATGATTTCCATGTGGTATAACTGCAATTAGATTTTTAGGTACTTAAGATTTGCtgataggaaaaagaaaaacaataaaaccTCAGCTAGAGTATATGAAAATAGAAAGTAAAGAATAGATTTTTAGGTATTCGTGTCATCTTTTAATCATCTCAAACGTGGTTGTTAGATGTGTTCTTTCTCAATCTGCCAACCGTTATGTGTCTGTCTTGCAACTTAGTTTGCAGATAACAACGGTTTGAAGCTCCATTTGATGGCCTGATTATTTAAAAATTGATAATTAACTACTTGAGTAGAACATTTTGGAGTTACAAGTAAAATTGAATCTCATGAAAAAATCTGCGAACCCTAGTACGAAGGTATGGTTTGCAACTTGCAGACTAATCtggaaataagaaaataaataaatctccCGAACTGATAGGTAAGATTGAAGGCATGGTTTTCATTTTGCTCCTTGAATTCTGTTTTGTATCcaattttaagtttgaaaatacattttttgcctccacccacccacccacccacacaaCCCCTGGCCTTACCTCCATCCCTGCCTCTCCCCTTTTATCCTCTAGAAAAGGGGAAACTCAACCAAAACTCCAAAAGGGAACACAATCCATctagaaatgcaaaaaaaaaattaagaattatCAATGGAAAGATAAGTATCTAGCTTGATCACAATTCAGAGGAAGTTTGACTTAATAGGTACGACAAAGTTACATCATTTTATTGTTTGACGCTTACCACTCGAAACAGAATATTGAGGCTTCACCTTGAATTAATATTAACTTCTATCAACTATGAAAAAATTATGTGATGACTCTCTCTGCATCGCACGGGCACGCTGCGTTATCTATAGTAATAACCAATTATGTAAGAAGTAGTGATGCAGACGTATGTACAGTAAAGTTCAATTATGAGTGGTGATGTAGTAGGTATGTGTAAAAGCAGACGTATGACTAAGATCAGTAAAGTATGTAACTCATAGTGTCGGTATTCCCCTccttatgcctataaaaggtgGGCACCACCTTATTGTAAATCCAAGCTAGTGTAAATTAGTGTGTTCTCTATAATTCATCCCTTGTTGtgttctctctttgatcctaacctactttgtgtttgtacccactttgtGTCAATGGAAAGCTTTGTGATCTGTAGTTTTGCTATTTTTTGGCTATGCTCTTGCAGGAAATCACCGCTGACCCTGCAATTGAGAACCCAGAAGTTAGCATGGAAAAACATTTCATGAAGCAGCATCTTCGCTACCTCCTGAGCACTCTCACTCCTAGAGAGCAGACAATAATTCGGATGAGATTTGGCCTTGAGGGTTCGAACATACAATTGTTGTCAGATATTGGTGTTGGTTTTGGGATATGCAAGGAGAGGGTCCGGCAGCTGGAGAGCAAAGCATTGTCAAAGTTGAAGCGAAGGCTCAGCAGCCAAGACCAAGATGCTTATGCAAATTTACTTAGGTAGATGTAGAGATACTTTTCGCTTATGTCCTGGTATCCACACGGTCAGATTTTCTCAAGTGAATTTGTTAGGGAAATTACTGAGTTGCTCTAGAACACACAGTTGTTGCACGTAATGCTCCTGATCGAAGAGGGAGCGAAGGGGATGTATGCGGTGATGATTGCTACTCTTATTTGTCACGGAGCCTCTCGTTCGAGTTGGTGATCAACTCGTTTATTTTGTCAGCGAATTGAATCTATTAGGACATCAAAAGAAATGTACATTACCTTTGTGGCCaatgtattctctctctctctctctcacatttgGTATAGTATTGAGATTATTTACTTTTCAATTAGTCTCGAACCACACCCACATCAGTCATCACACATCCACACACGAGTGTGGTTcaagcatttttattttatttttagaatttaGTAATGTTCTTCGTGGTGTTCAAAGGTCATGACCTCACGTGAAGATTAATGACAAGTTACGAATAATTATGTAGTTctaattatgtatttttatgGTTCGATTTCCTTATCTTTTTTTAGTCTAtttgtttgaataattttgtatGGTGTTTGTAACATAAAGTTAGTTACTAATGGATGCGTAAGATACACACAGGAAGATTACGAATTGGCAGACTTCTTTGCAAAGATATTGTAAAAGgaaaaaacttctttacggagcAACCCGAAAATAAAGCTTACGGCGCTCAATCGCACGCgcccaaaagtgttttggacggtctggattgaaaatcattttgaccggtaaaaattGAAAAGCAGATTttaaccattgattgccgaaatgaaTGATCAAGATTGCGCGAAGTCGTAGATAAGTTTCTTCCATCGTAAAAATATCGACCAAAGTTGAATGGTAGACTTTTCTAATTTTGGATATCCGGAGTTAGTTAAATCCAACAGCTTTTCCCGGGCATTTggcacttctctctctctctctccaaacaatTCACAATAGTGGGGATACTGACAAGTGTCTGAGAAGAAGTTTCTCTCCGGAATTTCCTCCAAAGACTCTGCTTTACAGATctgttttctctcctctctttacAGCAACAAGgcaaaaaggaaacaaagaacAGAAATTTGTCAGATTGAAGGAAAAAGATTATCCATCCGGTGAAGATAATGGAGGGACAATATGGGATTCCAGAGGAAAATGATCAAATATTTCCACCCGCAGATGTGGACAAAGAATTGAATCCTGGCCGCAACAAGAGTTTCGATGTTGATCCTGTCTCTTCCCAAGTTGCTGCCTCAAAAGAGAATAAGGTAGGACTATAACTTTTTCTGCGCTTTATAGTGCCTCTTTGGATGGCGAGAAAGGATCTTTCTCGTCAAATCTTTATCACAGTTACCCTTTATCGCCAAATCTCTATCACGGGGAGAGTTTTGGTGAAAAGAGAGAGGAGCCAATAACACAATGTTGGTTTTGGCTgataaaagaaaaagcaaatatATTGCATGCATGGTAATTTTAAATTCATACCGGGTACACGTTTGCggataaatatatatttttaatatctttGCTCTCTCATAAGTACCCCACTATGTATGTAGCCGTACCCAACACAAAAATGAAACTAAGTTTGTAAGACTTCTTTTTTCTACGCTAACCATAGAAGGTATATGAAAAAAACTTCCTGCAAGTGGGAGAACTATTTGAATAAGTATTGGAGTCTTTTTGTCTACCAAAGGGAGCAGATCAAAATATAAATAGCATCAAAAGCTAGATCACTTTTTTTTCTAGTTTCTATGTAAACTGTTTAGTTGATACATATAGAATGTCCACACATAAAATTCACAATTAAGCACTAATGACTTCAACTCTACAGATCAACCTTTTTcctttggaaattgattttcacactcttcttTTTATCACCCTCTTATTCTTTGGTTTCCGGTTTTAAAAAAGGTGATGATGTGATATTATATGCGTAAATGAAAAAGGGAATGTACTAAAACATGGAGTCCCACGTcggggagaaaaagaaagtaaaggTATAATATAAGGAAAACGCAAGCAACTAGTGTATAACCTGAGGTTAATTTAATGAGCCACGTACGTAGTTAAGTgtcctttctctctttttttcttctacaTAATTTCATTAGTTGTCCATCTTCCTTCTTGTAAATTTATATAGTCCTGACAAAAAGATAATAATGTGTACAAAATGTTCATGATGAAGGAACAAGCTGAAGCAGCCAGAACTCAGAAGGAAAGGGAAAAGAGGGATGCACTTCAAACCCTCAAGTCTGCCCTAATTATTTCAGGGATTGTTGTTGCAGTGGCTGGGGCAGTATTTGCCATAACCAAGAAACTAAAGGAGAAATGAAGCTTATTTAATTGTGGGATTTTTATCAATATCCCCAGCCATTAATTTTCCTTTATAATAATTCTCCTTCTCTGTTATTGTTTTGCCATTGCTTTTCTTGGTAATTTGGCATGACCATATTATAGGTGTTTTTATTCCTACACAAAGTAATGCTATTTCTTAAAATGTTTGTACAATTTTCTGGAGACCTTTTCTGAGTGTTGATTATAAAGTACTAAGATTATCTTGATTATCCTGGATGCATAATTAATGGAAGGAGATGTATGTGCAGGGGATATGAATCCATATGTCTCTGAAGTGCAAATAATCAACCATCGAGCCAACTCCTCGGTTATCAATTATTTTCTCACTAGTGTTACtttcccttcattttttttcttacttttcctCTTAGGCTTTTGGGCTTcattcttgtttcctttttctttttttttcctttctacttttattagttttgcgccatactttttgtgaattattgattcgtctcaacgagaggaatcggaaaaataaaaatatttaattgtacccaaaaaaaatccaagaaaaagcCCATAAAACCCAagaaatttgagtaaaaagtcATAATGCTTATAAAGTTACAGttatatttttggattttttcttgaatattgacaagaaaaaataagtaaaaataataaatttttagttttctgatttttcttgtggagacgaattaataaatcacaaaattttgacgcaaaactatactccctccgtccggatttaattgtccctagttctattctaaccggctaaaaaacggGTTATATGTTTGAATCagtaataaatttcatatcgaatatgaatcttgtttaatagatctcgataaattctataatacaatgttttcaaaatcacgtaaaacattataaattagaagatataatcgattgaaaaatgtacgaactccaaaaaaggactattaaatccggacggatggagtaataaacacaattttttttaaataagaataaaactaaGAAAACCCGAAAACCAGAACCCCTTAGTCATCTTTATCTTTTGTACGGAGGAAGGTCCGTCCAGTAATATTCATGTCCAGTTTGGTCCAGTTTTGGGCCCTTCTTGGACCCATAACAACGATCATAATCGTTCATTTAATAGAGTTCGTCGAGTACGTTATCCACGCTAAAAATTAGCATGACCAAATATCGATAGTACATGAACGAAAtatatttgtacaagaaaaagaatgggcaatTATGAGTTTCGTTTATGTATCTATCAATGTTCaatcgagctaatttttttcgtaGATGACATACTCGATGAGATTTATGAAATGAACTATTCTGCTCATTAATGTGGGCTTAGAAAAGGTCCACAATGGCCCAAAACTAGGTCGGACTGACATGAACCCACCACGGCCCAAAACAAGATCCGACTTTGACATGAAAATAACTGGACTGGACCTTGCCCTTTTGCACCGCCACGTAACGGTAACCAACTTCAAACTAACGACGGGACATTCCCCTCCCCCTTCCCCTCccccaccccctctctctctctctcactctctctaaaTTGGAAAACTCATCGGCCACTATCCACTCCAAAAGAATGGCCCTGCAACTCCTTCACTTCACCCTTCCCTCTACATCctccaaatctcttttccattgCAAATACAAACCCCAATCAAACCCTAGACtaatcatcaccaccaccaccaccctcaaACCAACTCTCGCCAACAAAACCATTCGATCCTCTTCAACCGACACCGCCGCTTCGCCCTCCAACCGCTCCTCCCTCGATTCCATCAAACCCTACGTCCAATCCCAATGGAGGCCGATCGTCGCCGGCTGGGCGTGCAGCGCCGTCTCGgtcttctccctctccctcatggTCCCCAAGATCGGGGAGTTCTCCTCCGCGGCGGCCGCGATGAGTCCGGTTCGAGTGAGGGAGGAGGCGGTGGTGCTCGGAGCTCTGGCGGCGGTCCGGCTGGCGGCGAGTTACTGGCAGCAGGCGTTTGTGTGGGACGCGGCGTTGAATGCGGTGTGTAGGATTAGGGTTTATGTTTTCGAGAGGGTGTTGGAGAGGGATTTAGGGTTTTTCGAAGGGGGCGGCGGCGGTGTTTCGGGGGGAGATATTGCGTATAGGATTACGGCCGAGGCTTCGGATGTTGCTGATACTGTCCATGCTCTGCTCAATGTGAGTCTCTGTTGCTCTCCCCGTTTTACTACACAACTTGATAAATTATTAAATCATTAAAAATATagggtagtgataatgccaaaactttttttattggtgccaaaactctacgcataaaagtcttgtacactaCACATGGTACAAaccttttgtgcactagagttttgacaccaaaaaaacaattttggcattatcatttccccaAATATATTTACTTTTGAAATATTCTTTGGAGTGTGCATTTGAAGATATGCCAAATTTCTACATGCAAAATTGCCACTTGTGCCTTAAAAAGAGTGACATCCCCATTTTTTAAGCCAAGATCGGAGATGCTCATGTTTGATGTCGGAATTGTAACCCCGCATCCATGGCATTGTTATCGTCCCGTGTTTATCGCGTGGGACTAACAATAAGACTTGACTAGAGGAGAGTATTTGCCCATTTAATACCTTATTGAAGGAATTATTGGATACCACGTGGGGGTAGTTGTAGTTAATCCAaacatttgggttttttttttttttgccaaaatggtaTGAGTTGTATTATATCAGAAAACTATCGAATACATTGAAGTTGGATATTGTCCCAAAGGgagtaaataaccaaacaagAGGTCTAGCTACCCAAGATCACCCACTAAAGCCTCGCAACCAAGCTTTGCCAGCTAATCAGTCGTGAGTGACCTCCAAATAGAGAGAAGAACACAAACCCTCAACTGCAGCAAAGACATCCAACAGAACACCAAAAATCCCACAATGGAGGGAAAACTCCCATTAAAGggagagaaccaaaccaacaaaacccaaaacaaatgaaaccaaaaagagacaggaaaatttttcaaaaaaaaaaaacccgaccGAGGGATCCGTCGGCTTATTCGCCGGATGAGCAAAGCCAAGCCATCCCATCTTCAAATCTTCACTAGATCGACCCTAGCAAGGCCGGACAAGCAGACGGAGGAAGGAGGCGGAGGGTGGTggggagggggggaggggaggCGCAAGTGGAGCACGACAAGGCTAGGAGGGGAAGAAGAGGGAGGCCGGAGGAAAGAGGGGAGGTGGAGGTGAGGAGTGGCTCCAAGTTGAGAGAGGTTTTGATGGGAAATAAGGGTTTATTTCCCTCATTGGATGGTCAAAAATTATTCTCCACTCTTAATCCCATCAAAATTGAATATAGTACAACTAATCCTATAGTACATACAGTCTCATGTGATATCCTAGGAAAGGGAAAAGGCAATTAAAGGTTAAAATCATTGCGATTGATATCAAAGGGACAAAAGTGACATTCGATGAAAACTAGAGGGATGATTGGTGACGTTTACCTGACACTCGGTACACATTATACATTCAATCGCTAAGGAAATTATAGAATGTGCATTAATCTTGGAATCATGGCTCTCTGTTCATTCAAATGAATCAAACACTGCCTTGTGACAACCATTTACCGCCTACGGGGCTCATGCCGTGGGCTCTTACGGCATGAGGGCCAACCTTCTAACATAGAGTACCAGACAGGTGAAAGAAGCTTGTCAATTTCCTTGGAGGTACTTTGAATCTGATTCTTGCCATCATACTGCAGACAATTGTACCAAGTATTCTGCAGTTATCGGCAATGGCAACCCAGATGCTGGTTATCAGCCCTGTTCTCTCCTTGATTTGTGCATTGGTGAGAAATGAATAAGTAGATTATTTTCCTTATATCCTTAGTTTTTAGTTAGTGTACATTGCTAAGGTGTTGGGTTTCTCTGGTTCATTGAAGGTGATTCCCTTGATCGCTTTTGCCACTGCATATCTTGGTGAAAGGCTTCGTAAGATATCAAAGGATGCAAATCTTAGCATTGCTGCTCTGTCAGCCTACCTAAATGAGGTACACTTGTGTTCATTACCCAATAGAAGAATAGAAGGTATTGTTCCTATAATGCCCCAACTTGGTTATTTGAAATCTTATAAACCAGTACAACATCTATTGTAATTTTTAGGATATAAATACATTACATTCTGTAAATGATAGAAAATGAATAGTGCTGGGGTTAGATTAAACATGGATCTCTTTTGCTAGGGTCGTGCTATGTATGCATGTGTGGATATGGGATTATTACGTGGGAAGAggacaaagaaaaaagaggaagtAAAACACGATtgtaacaaaaagaaaagtttcACTTATATGGACTTCACTTTGGGGATTAGTCATGCTAtttaaaaaggagaaagaaagttAAGTCACTGGATTTAGATCTGGCGGAATCGTGTTTAATCCATTGGTGTTAGTTTTCTCGATGATCGTCCAACTTTGGGAGTATTGGTTCTGGTTGCATGACTGTCATACCAGACGGTTAGGATATTGGATTGAGGTAACCGGGTTACGATATGCTCTAATCTCCGGAAGTTCCTTTGTTATTCCTATTTTGAATTCCCTTCCATTACGTTTTGCAAttggttaaattttttatgaaatATGGTTGGGTTATTGACCATTTGTAGACTAGTTTCATATGTGGTGGCTAAGTACCATGGAACTGTTTAGTATATGGCCCGAATGAAATCATAAATTGCCTGGGTCAATAGGCAGACTAAGCCATGAAGCTTGATGTGGCACGTGAGTCTGGTCACTGGGCATGTACTAAGGAGGGCCTGATATGAAATTCTGTTACATCAACATGTACAGTTTATTAGAGCGGGAGGGTGGGAGAGAGAGGTTCATTGGTGAATGCTCTTTGGTGAAGTAATGCTTTGTCATTAATTGAGCCAAGCTTATTCGAGTTCAGAGCTCACCTCGGTCACTAACTGGGCTTGGATTTTTGGCTCAAGCTTGTTCATAACATATT carries:
- the LOC131318887 gene encoding RNA polymerase sigma factor sigF, chloroplastic isoform X3, with protein sequence MHGYLNSVMRAFKEQMVLMLHEQSARSLPFLATTSLAQHFPTSVVQQEQRDEGRSLLRITREDKTCQVILEKTREESESSAHEDDISYSYERLKDLECRILNLPALWYLRLFGICCRLPSLQYGDLTSFSMLSGFSKTKRLVDVESHDVVALAKKALSASKQAALLADELHLFGPKVDEFRAEVDEFQTPSSTSTSFSNFPLEEVITVRSTRLLERQKKRGGPIPEVMVQETRNPPRSKSRRKSSKPYEPDNPVRNFLRRPEKKKLLTVQEETELFTQIHVLKRLEELKSRLQSEVDREPTMAEWASAAGLSCQALKWQVRCGNNCRERIIYANSRMVVHIAKKYCGRGLNLEDLLQEGSGGLMRSVEKFKQRPGCRFSSYAYLWIKQAIRKAIVQNSRTIAIPESSYNLLYKVMDAKRLCIEDGNHQPKTEDIATRVGMTDEKLQRFLCSVRKPVSIDQPIWTDQDTTYQEITADPAIENPEVSMEKHFMKQHLRYLLSTLTPREQTIIRMRFGLEGSNIQLLSDIGVGFGICKERVRQLESKALSKLKRRLSSQDQDAYANLLR
- the LOC131318887 gene encoding RNA polymerase sigma factor sigF, chloroplastic isoform X1, yielding MEITLQNMNIRTYVYTPMEAGRNLLTLSPPILPPQTHHRISSFCSFSVLMLHEQSARSLPFLATTSLAQHFPTSVVQQEQRDEGRSLLRITREDKTCQVILEKTREESESSAHEDDISYSYERLKDLECRILNLPALWYLRLFGICCRLPSLQYGDLTSFSMLSGFSKTKRLVDVESHDVVALAKKALSASKQAALLADELHLFGPKVDEFRAEVDEFQTPSSTSTSFSNFPLEEVITVRSTRLLERQKKRGGPIPEVMVQETRNPPRSKSRRKSSKPYEPDNPVRNFLRRPEKKKLLTVQEETELFTQIHVLKRLEELKSRLQSEVDREPTMAEWASAAGLSCQALKWQVRCGNNCRERIIYANSRMVVHIAKKYCGRGLNLEDLLQEGSGGLMRSVEKFKQRPGCRFSSYAYLWIKQAIRKAIVQNSRTIAIPESSYNLLYKVMDAKRLCIEDGNHQPKTEDIATRVGMTDEKLQRFLCSVRKPVSIDQPIWTDQDTTYQEITADPAIENPEVSMEKHFMKQHLRYLLSTLTPREQTIIRMRFGLEGSNIQLLSDIGVGFGICKERVRQLESKALSKLKRRLSSQDQDAYANLLR
- the LOC131318887 gene encoding RNA polymerase sigma factor sigF, chloroplastic isoform X4 — encoded protein: MEITLQNMNIRTYVYTPMEAGRNLLTLSPPILPPQTHHRISSFCSFSVLMLHEQSARSLPFLATTSLAQHFPTSVVQQEQRDEGRSLLRITREDKTCQVILEKTREESESSAHEDDISYSYERLKDLECRILNLPALWYLSTSTSFSNFPLEEVITVRSTRLLERQKKRGGPIPEVMVQETRNPPRSKSRRKSSKPYEPDNPVRNFLRRPEKKKLLTVQEETELFTQIHVLKRLEELKSRLQSEVDREPTMAEWASAAGLSCQALKWQVRCGNNCRERIIYANSRMVVHIAKKYCGRGLNLEDLLQEGSGGLMRSVEKFKQRPGCRFSSYAYLWIKQAIRKAIVQNSRTIAIPESSYNLLYKVMDAKRLCIEDGNHQPKTEDIATRVGMTDEKLQRFLCSVRKPVSIDQPIWTDQDTTYQEITADPAIENPEVSMEKHFMKQHLRYLLSTLTPREQTIIRMRFGLEGSNIQLLSDIGVGFGICKERVRQLESKALSKLKRRLSSQDQDAYANLLR
- the LOC131318887 gene encoding RNA polymerase sigma factor sigF, chloroplastic isoform X5; this encodes MEITLQNMNIRTYVYTPMEAGRNLLTLSPPILPPQTHHRISSFCSFSVLMLHEQSARSLPFLATTSLAQHFPTSVVQQEQRDEGRSLLRITREDKTCQVILEKTREESESSAHEDDISYSYERLKDLECRILNLPALCSTSTSFSNFPLEEVITVRSTRLLERQKKRGGPIPEVMVQETRNPPRSKSRRKSSKPYEPDNPVRNFLRRPEKKKLLTVQEETELFTQIHVLKRLEELKSRLQSEVDREPTMAEWASAAGLSCQALKWQVRCGNNCRERIIYANSRMVVHIAKKYCGRGLNLEDLLQEGSGGLMRSVEKFKQRPGCRFSSYAYLWIKQAIRKAIVQNSRTIAIPESSYNLLYKVMDAKRLCIEDGNHQPKTEDIATRVGMTDEKLQRFLCSVRKPVSIDQPIWTDQDTTYQEITADPAIENPEVSMEKHFMKQHLRYLLSTLTPREQTIIRMRFGLEGSNIQLLSDIGVGFGICKERVRQLESKALSKLKRRLSSQDQDAYANLLR
- the LOC131318887 gene encoding RNA polymerase sigma factor sigF, chloroplastic isoform X2, with the translated sequence MEITLQNMNIRTYVYTPMEAGRNLLTLSPPILPPQTHHRISSFCSFSVLMLHEQSARSLPFLATTSLAQHFPTSVVQQEQRDEGRSLLRITREDKTCQVILEKTREESESSAHEDDISYSYERLKDLECRILNLPALWYLLPSLQYGDLTSFSMLSGFSKTKRLVDVESHDVVALAKKALSASKQAALLADELHLFGPKVDEFRAEVDEFQTPSSTSTSFSNFPLEEVITVRSTRLLERQKKRGGPIPEVMVQETRNPPRSKSRRKSSKPYEPDNPVRNFLRRPEKKKLLTVQEETELFTQIHVLKRLEELKSRLQSEVDREPTMAEWASAAGLSCQALKWQVRCGNNCRERIIYANSRMVVHIAKKYCGRGLNLEDLLQEGSGGLMRSVEKFKQRPGCRFSSYAYLWIKQAIRKAIVQNSRTIAIPESSYNLLYKVMDAKRLCIEDGNHQPKTEDIATRVGMTDEKLQRFLCSVRKPVSIDQPIWTDQDTTYQEITADPAIENPEVSMEKHFMKQHLRYLLSTLTPREQTIIRMRFGLEGSNIQLLSDIGVGFGICKERVRQLESKALSKLKRRLSSQDQDAYANLLR
- the LOC131318889 gene encoding uncharacterized protein LOC131318889 — its product is MEGQYGIPEENDQIFPPADVDKELNPGRNKSFDVDPVSSQVAASKENKEQAEAARTQKEREKRDALQTLKSALIISGIVVAVAGAVFAITKKLKEK